The genomic interval GCGCACGCGCGCCTGGTACTTGCCGGCAAAGTCCAGTTCAGTCGCCGCTTTCCGGATCGCGTCGGTCGCACCCTTGCCGGGCTCGAGCGCGTTGTAATCGAGGACCGGCTTGAACTCGATGAAGGCCCGCTTGTCGGACGCTTCGAGCGGCTTGTCGCTGACGAGCTCGCGCCAGGAGAAGGTCGCGTTGCCCTTCTTCAGCACGGTCTCGACCGTCTGGGCGATCAGGTTGAAGGGACGCTCGGTGTTGTCGAGCTTGACCTGGCCGCGCTTGACGCCGGCAAGCCCTGTCTCCAGCGCGCCGGTCAGGCCACGGATCGACGGATCGCCCGCCATGATCTCGATCAGGGGAGCTGCGGATTCGAACTGGCTGGTGATCTTGCCGACCTCTTCCGTCGGCAGGAACAGAAGTCCGTTCTTCTCGAAGAACTCGCCGCTGCCGAGCTGCTGCATCGACTGGAAGTTCGTCTTGTCGTCCTTCAGCTTGGCAAAGAGCGCGTCGGCGGCCGAATTGGTCAGCTCCGGCGTGGCGGCCTCGACGACGGCGAGAATCGTCGCGTCGCGGTCGAAGGCGCGGTCAAAAAGCTGGTCGCGCTGGCGCCAGTCGAGGTTCTGGGCGATCAGCGAATTGATGTCGGTATTGATGGCGAAGTGGCGCGCCGCATAGTAGCCCGCCGCGATCGACAGCAGGAGCCCGAGGACAACAACGAGGGTGGCAAACCGGGTGCAGGCCCTGACGATCGCAACGACTATACTTTGCAGCACATCTTTTCTTTCTAGCGTTAACAGCTTGCCGGAAACGCCCGCTCTTTATCGGAGTTCCCAGGCGAAACCTATTGCTGTTTTGGGTGGTTCTAGCCCGGTGAAGGTTCGAGGAAATTGAGGAAGAACATGGCAAAACCACGCGTCGGGCCGGTATAGCCCCCCACTTGAGGCCGTAAAGTGACGAACCGGTGAGACACTTGGCCTTGCGGCTTTTGCTTACTATATTACCGCACAAGAGACTCGGTCGGGAACCCGAAAGCGCCTACGGCCTTTCCTCCGGACCGATTTTTTGACACAAAGCCCGGTATCTCCGTGCGCTTGGGTCCAAGGGGACTGCGGCGGAACCGCCCGCGGGAAACCAATGGTGCGGATATTGCAACTCATTGGTAAGTACCGGGGTGCCTCCGGGGACAACTGAACGAATTGGTGCAACTTGCGTGATGGGCGTCCAATGGAAGTTTATCTAGCGCAGCCGCGCGGCTTTTGCGCCGGCGTGGTGCGTGCGATCGAGATCGTGGAACGGGCGCTGGAGAAGTACGGCCCGCCGGTCTACGTGCGCCACGAGATCGTGCACAACAAATACGTCGTCGAGAGCCTGAAGAACAAGGGCGCGATCTTCGTCGAGGACCTGTCCGAAGTGCCGCCGATGGCCGTGACCGTGTTCAGCGCCCATGGCGTGGCGCGCAGCGTCGAGGAAGAGGCCGCCGCGCGCAACCTGCCCGTACTGAATGCCACCTGCCCCCTGGTCACGAAAGTTCACAATCAGGGGAAGCGCTACATGTCGAAAGGCCGCGTCCTGATCCTGATCGGGCATGCCGGCCACCCCGAGGTCGAGGGCACCATGGGCCAGGTACCGGGCCCGGTGCTGCTGGTGCAGAACGTCGAGGACGTCAAGGCGTTAACGCTCCCGGAGGACGCCCCGGCGGCTTACATTACCCAGACCACGCTGTCCGTCGACGACACCAAGGACATTATTGCGGCCCTGAAGGCCCGTTTTACAGATATTCAAGGCCCGGACATCCGGGATATCTGCTATGCGACACAGAACCGCCAATCTGCGGTAAGGGATTTGAGCAAGCTGGTCGATCTGATTTTGGTGGTGGGCGCCGCCAATAGTTCGAATTCGAACCGGCTCCGCGAAATCGGCACTGAGGCCGGCGTCGCGAGCTATCTGATCGCCGATGGCAGCAAGCTCAATCCGGAGTGGTTGAAAGGCGTCAAGACCGTCGGCATCACGGCCGGCGCCTCGGCGCCTGAAGTTCTCGTGGATGACGTGATTGAGGCCCTGCGACGGATCGGACCGGTCA from Bradyrhizobium arachidis carries:
- the ispH gene encoding 4-hydroxy-3-methylbut-2-enyl diphosphate reductase, with amino-acid sequence MEVYLAQPRGFCAGVVRAIEIVERALEKYGPPVYVRHEIVHNKYVVESLKNKGAIFVEDLSEVPPMAVTVFSAHGVARSVEEEAAARNLPVLNATCPLVTKVHNQGKRYMSKGRVLILIGHAGHPEVEGTMGQVPGPVLLVQNVEDVKALTLPEDAPAAYITQTTLSVDDTKDIIAALKARFTDIQGPDIRDICYATQNRQSAVRDLSKLVDLILVVGAANSSNSNRLREIGTEAGVASYLIADGSKLNPEWLKGVKTVGITAGASAPEVLVDDVIEALRRIGPVTVSVLPGREENIEFRLPAELAAS